A DNA window from Ranitomeya imitator isolate aRanImi1 chromosome 2, aRanImi1.pri, whole genome shotgun sequence contains the following coding sequences:
- the CCNQ gene encoding cyclin-Q yields MASSSTTLPDKDRAAKTHFRIIRFIMEAGVKLGMHSIPTATACTVYHKFFHETSLDAYDPYLVAMSAIYLAGKVEEQHLRTRDIINVCHRYLNPGSDPLEVDAKFWELRDSIVQCELLMLRLLHFRVSFTHPHKYLLHYLVSLKNWMNRHSWERTPIATASWALLRDSYHGDICLRYQAQHIAVAVLYFALQCYGVDVPGNESAETEWWKVFSEDLTRETISCIISELIHVYTMDTEIP; encoded by the exons ATGGCGTCGTCCAGCACAACTCTCCCTGATAAAGACAGAGCTGCCAAGACTCACTTCAGGATCATAAGATTCATCATGGAGGCTG GGGTGAAGCTCGGGATGCATTCTATCCCCACCGCTACAGCTTGCACTGTGTACCACAAGTTCTTCCATGAGACCTCATTGGATGCCTATGACCCGTACCTAGTTGCCATGTCTGCCATCTACCTGGCTGGGAAGGTAGAGGAACAACATCTCAGAACAAGGGACATCATTAATGTGTGCCACAG gtaTCTGAATCCAGGCAGTGACCCCCTTGAGGTTGACGCCAAGTTCTGGGAGCTGCGGGACAGCATTGTGCAGTGCGAATTACTGATGCTCCGACTCCTACACTTCCGCGTCTCCTTCACTCATCCGCACAAG TATTTGCTGCATTATCTGGTGTCTTTAAAGAACTGGATGAACCGGCACAGCTGGGAGCGCACGCCTATTGCCACCGCATCCTGGGCCCTTCTCAGGGACAGCTACCACGGGGACATCTGCCTCCGCTACCAGGCGCAACACATAGCTGTGGCAGTGTTATACTTTGCTCTGCAGTGCTATGGAGTGGACGTACCAGGCAACGAGAGCGCAGAAACTGAATGGTGGAAG GTGTTTAGTGAAGACCTTACCAGGGAGACCATAAGCTGCATAATATCTGAGCTGATCCACGTATATACCATGGATACGGAGATACCCTGA